In Sparus aurata chromosome 3, fSpaAur1.1, whole genome shotgun sequence, the following are encoded in one genomic region:
- the nfe2l3 gene encoding nuclear factor erythroid 2-related factor 3: protein MQIAKKYFTEGLIQLTILLSLIGVRVDIDSYLSGYYSPLIEINLGPSSAYTQTPFHNLRDTLDGYSVHPKCPELDYFFASRRLLDEVRTLGSPRFPTQLNAWLVHQVSAAEEADDGPSTSNNSDTSPGLESRGDEARDDSEHLPDSGQEVCQTTSELGRGPCTAGACGFLKEEDEAKVKEEEEPAPLTQLAHSSTLEQESLLEGITALSNPAEHHPPAIDIENWNNLLSLSVTDLEELDSLVTERLSDLEPDITTAISQDVSLHDAMVTGAGVFGVTSEGVGSRPVAQQQRTLFRLESTGSSHSDASPGMAVGLAALPFASVCNLTGNVLQHSALGGCLDEAVFDQINQLGLEGLDTMDTQLMGCLEGIDPQVLEDLDSDSGLSLESSSGGPVSPGSSEMSSSSSSYCEDEGGATGYSSEVDSLPSKGLVDHSTWSHIDQSESVWHDHSYSSPAFLDPPSVTLSHKGIKEEPLSDDEGQQFDQRDMSRDEMRARAMYIPFSVLQIVNMPVEEFLEVLEGHGFSPEQVTLLRDIRRRGKNKLAAQNCRKRKLDAITGLQEEVERLRAQRDRLLREKQLTAKTMGAVGQQIKQLTRDVLARLRDDSGQPLNPERFTLQCGANGRVVVQPVRRPAVSTSARNKTDKRKKEKKQ from the exons ATGCAAATCGCGAAAAAATACTTCACAGAAGGCCTGATTCAGTTAACAATCTTACTCAGTTTGATCGGAGTTCGCGTGGATATCGACAGCTACTTAAGCGGCTACTATTCGCCTCTGATAGAGATTAACTTGGGTCCTAGCTCAGCCTACACCCAGACACCCTTTCATAATTTGAGAGACACTCTTGACGGATACAGTGTGCACCCAAAATGTCCCGAGTTGGACTATTTCTTTGCAAGTCGCCGGCTGCTAGACGAAGTGAGGACCCTCGGCTCCCCGCGGTTCCCCACTCAGTTGAACGCATGGCTGGTGCACCAGGTGTCTGCCGCAGAAGAGGCTGACGATGGGCCTTCAACCAGCAACAACTCTGACACCAGCCCCGGGTTAGAAAGTCGCGGGGACGAAGCCAGAGATGACAGTGAACACCTGCCCGACAGTGGCCAAGAAGTGTGCCAAACAACCTCTGAACTGGGACGAGGGCCTTGCACCGCTGGAGCCTGCGGGTTTCTTAAAGAG GAGGATGAAGCCAAAGttaaagaggaagaggaacctGCCCCACTCACTCAGCTGGCCCACAGTTCCACACTGGAGCAAGAG AGTCTGCTTGAAGGCATCACTGCACTCTCAAATCCAGCAGAACACCATCCTCCTGCCATTGACATTGAGAATTGGAACAATTTactttctctgtctgttactGACCTTGAG GAGCTGGACTCGCTTGTCACCGAGCGTCTGTCAGACCTCGAACCAGACATCACCACCGCCATCAGCCAGGATGTCAGCTTGCATGATGCTATGGTAACCGGTGCTGGAGTGTTTGGTGTGACGTCTGAAGGAGTTGGGTCCAGGCCAGTCGCCCAACAACAAAGAACCCTCTTCCGACTGGAATCCACAGGCTCCTCACACTCGGATGCATCACCAGGGATGGCAGTGGGCCTGGCTGCGCTCCCCTTTGCTTCAGTATGTAATTTAACTGGAAATGTGTTGCAGCATAGTGCGCTGGGCGGCTGTCTGGATGAGGCAGTGTTTGACCAGATCAATCAGCTCGGTCTGGAAGGCCTGGACACTATGGATACCCAGCTGATGGGCTGTCTGGAAGGCATAGACCCACAGGTCCTTGAGGATTTGGACTCGGACTCCGGCCTGTCGTTGGAGAGCAGCTCTGGAGGTCCAGTCTCCCCAG GCTCATCTGagatgtcatcatcatccaGTTCATACTGTGAGGATGAGGGCGGAGCTACAGGCTACAGCAGTGAGGTGGATTCACTCCCTTCAAAAGGTCTCGTGGACCACTCAACGTGGTCACACATTGATCAGAGTGAAAGTGTGTGGCATGACCACAGCTACTCATCTCCTGCTTTCTTGGACCCGCCATCTGTAACACTCTCCCACAAAGGTATCAAAGAGGAGCCTCTGAGCGATGATGAAGGGCAACAGTTTGACCAGAGGGATATGAGTCGTGATGAGATGCGCGCCCGTGCCATGTACATCCCATTCTCTGTCCTGCAGATTGTCAACATGCCTGTGGAGGAGTTCCTGGAGGTCCTTGAAGGTCATGGTTTCTCCCCCGAACAGGTGACTCTCCTGAGGGACATCCGCAGGCGGGGAAAGAACAAACTAGCAGCGCAAAACTGCCGGAAGCGCAAACTTGATGCCATCACAGGACtccaggaggaggtggaaaggTTGCGTGCTCAGAGAGACAGGCTGCTGAGGGAGAAACAGCTTACAGCAAAGACAATGGGTGCTGTAGGCCAGCAGATAAAACAGCTGACCAGAGACGTCCTGGCCAGGCTGAGGGATGATTCAGGACAACCCCTAAACCCGGAAAGGTTTACCCTGCAGTGCGGGGCAAACGGGAGGGTTGTAGTTCAGCCTGTAAGACGGCCGGCTGTGTCCACATCAGCTCGCAACAAAACAGacaagagaaagaaggagaaaaagcaaTGA